One segment of Mus caroli chromosome 6, CAROLI_EIJ_v1.1, whole genome shotgun sequence DNA contains the following:
- the LOC110296379 gene encoding C-type lectin domain family 2 member D-like isoform X1, producing MSVTKASLPMLNPTGSPQEGEVDTLQGKCFKIICSESPAKFYCCCGVIMVLTVAVVALSVVLSATKTEQILIKNTYAACPRNWIGFGNKCFYFSEYTSNWTFAQAFCMAQEAQLARFDNEEELNFLMRLKANFDCWIGLHRESSQHAWKWTDNTEYNNMIPIRGEERYAYLNNNGISSNRIYSQRMWICSKLDSYSLHCQTPFIPSWHLPRDAF from the exons aTACACTTCAAGGAAAATGTTTCAAAATCATCTGCTCTGAGTCTCCTGCAAAGTTTTACTGCTGCTGTGGAGTGATCATGGTCCTCACTGTAGCTGTAGTTGCTCTTTCGGTTGTTTTGTCAG CAACAAAGACAGAACAGATCCTAATCAAAAATACCTATGCTGCTTGCCCCAGAAACTGGATTGGATttggaaataaatgtttttatttttctgaatacaCAAGTAACTGGACATTCGCTCAGGCCTTCTGCATGGCACAAGAGGCCCAACTAGCTCGGTTTGACAACGAGGAAGAGCTG AATTTTCTAATGAGACTCAAGGCGAATTTTGATTGCTGGATTGGCCTGCACAGAGAGTCATCACAGCATGCTTGGAAGTGGACAGACAACACTGAGTATAACAACAT GATTCCCATCCGGGGAGAGGAAAGATATGCCTACCTGAACAACAACGGGATCAGCAGTAACAGGATCTATTCACAACGGATGTGGATCTGTAGCAAGCTCGACAGCTATAGCCTCCACTGCCAAACTCCTTTTATTCCTTCCTGGCATTTACCAAGAGATGCTTTTTAG
- the LOC110296379 gene encoding C-type lectin domain family 2 member D-like isoform X2: MVLTVAVVALSVVLSATKTEQILIKNTYAACPRNWIGFGNKCFYFSEYTSNWTFAQAFCMAQEAQLARFDNEEELNFLMRLKANFDCWIGLHRESSQHAWKWTDNTEYNNMIPIRGEERYAYLNNNGISSNRIYSQRMWICSKLDSYSLHCQTPFIPSWHLPRDAF; encoded by the exons ATGGTCCTCACTGTAGCTGTAGTTGCTCTTTCGGTTGTTTTGTCAG CAACAAAGACAGAACAGATCCTAATCAAAAATACCTATGCTGCTTGCCCCAGAAACTGGATTGGATttggaaataaatgtttttatttttctgaatacaCAAGTAACTGGACATTCGCTCAGGCCTTCTGCATGGCACAAGAGGCCCAACTAGCTCGGTTTGACAACGAGGAAGAGCTG AATTTTCTAATGAGACTCAAGGCGAATTTTGATTGCTGGATTGGCCTGCACAGAGAGTCATCACAGCATGCTTGGAAGTGGACAGACAACACTGAGTATAACAACAT GATTCCCATCCGGGGAGAGGAAAGATATGCCTACCTGAACAACAACGGGATCAGCAGTAACAGGATCTATTCACAACGGATGTGGATCTGTAGCAAGCTCGACAGCTATAGCCTCCACTGCCAAACTCCTTTTATTCCTTCCTGGCATTTACCAAGAGATGCTTTTTAG